From one Lycium ferocissimum isolate CSIRO_LF1 chromosome 7, AGI_CSIRO_Lferr_CH_V1, whole genome shotgun sequence genomic stretch:
- the LOC132064076 gene encoding plasmodesmata-located protein 8 — translation MLIITNFPQHLLPLFKLSSSLSIFFLYFFYTFLLFATTPNNHLVKAHTFIYAGCSQDKYEPNSPFVSSLNSLLSSIVSSSSQTLYNSYALGNDSAAPQESTIYGLYQCNGDLQLRDCSTCVASAVSQMNIVCPYNFGAILQLDDCYVRYEHEDFLGKSDTSLRYNKCSKNQLRGDSEFVRHRDQVLADLMQGGGGVAGFKVSSSGSIEGFAQCLGDLSPEDCSACVSEAVMKLKDMCGAAAAADVFLGQCYARYWASGYSHSSHPSNDDEVGKTVAIVVGVLAGVAVFIVLLSFCRKSPG, via the exons ATGCTGATCATCACAAACTTTCCACAACACTTGTTACCTTTATTCAAactctcttcttctctttcaattttcttCCTCTACTTCTTCTACACTTTCCTACTCTTTGCTACAACCCCTAATAATCACCTTGTTAAAGCTCACACTTTTATCTATGCTGGTTGTTCACAAGACAAATATGAACCAAATTCTCCTTTTGTTTCAAGCTTAAACTCTCTACTCTCCTCAATAGTTAGCTCCTCTTCTCAAACTCTTTACAATAGCTATGCTCTTGGAAATGACAGTGCAGCCCCTCAAGAATCGACTATTTACGGTTTGTACCAATGTAACGGTGACCTACAATTAAGAGACTGCTCAACATGTGTGGCAAGTGCAGTTAGCCAAATGAACATAGTTTGTCCTTACAATTTTGGGGCTATTTTGCAATTAGATGATTGTTATGTGAGATACGAGCACGAAGATTTTCTTGGTAAATCGGACACGAGTTTAAG GTACAACAAGTGTAGCAAGAATCAACTTCGAGGAGATAGTGAATTCGTTAGGCATAGGGATCAGGTTCTTGCTGATTTAATGCAAGGTGGTGGTGGGGTGGCAGGTTTTAAGGTTAGCAGTTCGGGTTcgattgaaggatttgctcagTGTTTGGGTGATTTGAGTCCGGAAGATTGTTCTGCTTGTGTTTCTGAAGCTGTTATGAAGTTAAAGGACATGTGTggtgctgctgctgctgctgatGTTTTTTTGGGTCAATGTTATGCTAGATACTGGGCTTCTGGCTACTCTCACTCCTCCC ATCCATCCAACGATGACGAAGTAGGGAAAACAGTAGCAATAGTCGTAGGAGTATTAGCGGGTGTTGCTGTTTTCATCGTTCTTCTCTCCTTTTGCCGCAAGTCTCCAG GGTAA